A genomic segment from Ramlibacter agri encodes:
- a CDS encoding tetratricopeptide repeat protein: MSTDALGNAVTLEREASLAPVNDFVEGFIASEARAVNVLQAQDDPGAIVQAYCAALHMFAETGDAPRNARPFLEKAQASAARATMREQRFVAAVAAWVAGDIARAIALHEEQARAFPRDLASLKLGQYHLFNRGDAPGMLRIALAALPAAGDVPFLHGMLAFGWEQCHFLEQAEASARQAIAMRRKEPWAHHALAHVMLTQGRLIEGHAFLQEVSSTWTGLNSFMVTHNWWHQALFALDLEHFEEALAIYDQHVWAEVKDYSQDQVNAVSLLARVELAGGSVGNRWQDLGDHLARRGHDHVLPFLDMQYLYGLARAGREDEARALFASMERHAAQLPADSAPAWQRVCIPASQGLLAHARGDWKGAIEGLGAALPRLLEIGGSHAQRDLFAQVHLDAMLKGGSLSGAQDLLQQQVRTQPESRRLKRQAAKVYAALGLPALAATFF, encoded by the coding sequence ATGTCGACTGATGCGCTAGGCAACGCCGTCACGCTGGAGCGCGAGGCCAGCCTCGCGCCGGTGAACGACTTTGTCGAAGGCTTCATCGCCAGCGAGGCGCGGGCGGTGAACGTGCTGCAGGCGCAGGACGACCCCGGCGCCATCGTGCAGGCGTACTGCGCGGCGCTGCACATGTTCGCCGAGACCGGCGATGCGCCGCGCAACGCCAGGCCCTTCCTCGAGAAGGCGCAGGCCAGCGCGGCGCGCGCGACGATGCGCGAGCAGCGCTTCGTCGCGGCGGTCGCGGCCTGGGTCGCCGGCGACATCGCGCGCGCGATCGCGCTGCACGAGGAGCAGGCGCGCGCCTTCCCGCGCGACCTGGCCTCGCTGAAGCTGGGCCAGTACCACCTGTTCAACCGCGGCGACGCGCCCGGCATGCTGCGCATCGCGCTGGCCGCCCTGCCCGCGGCGGGCGACGTGCCTTTCCTGCATGGCATGCTGGCCTTCGGCTGGGAGCAGTGCCATTTCCTGGAGCAGGCGGAAGCCTCCGCCCGCCAGGCCATCGCGATGCGGCGCAAGGAGCCCTGGGCCCATCACGCGCTGGCGCACGTGATGCTGACGCAAGGCCGGCTGATCGAGGGCCACGCGTTCCTGCAGGAGGTGAGCTCCACCTGGACCGGGCTCAACTCCTTCATGGTCACGCACAACTGGTGGCACCAGGCGCTGTTCGCGCTGGACCTCGAGCACTTCGAAGAGGCGCTCGCCATCTACGACCAGCACGTCTGGGCCGAGGTCAAGGACTACAGCCAGGACCAGGTGAACGCCGTCTCGCTGCTGGCGCGGGTGGAGTTGGCCGGCGGCAGCGTCGGCAATCGCTGGCAGGACCTGGGCGACCACCTCGCGCGGCGCGGGCACGACCACGTGCTGCCCTTCCTGGACATGCAATACCTGTACGGGCTGGCGCGCGCCGGCCGCGAAGACGAAGCGCGCGCGCTGTTCGCCAGCATGGAGCGCCATGCCGCGCAGCTGCCGGCCGATTCCGCGCCGGCCTGGCAGCGCGTCTGCATCCCGGCCAGCCAGGGCTTGCTGGCGCATGCGCGCGGCGACTGGAAAGGCGCCATCGAAGGCCTGGGCGCGGCGCTGCCGCGGCTGCTGGAGATCGGCGGCAGCCATGCGCAGCGCGACCTGTTCGCGCAGGTGCACCTCGATGCGATGCTGAAGGGCGGCTCGCTGTCCGGCGCGCAGGACCTGTTGCAACAGCAGGTGCGCACCCAGCCGGAATCGCGGCGCTTGAAGCGCCAGGCCGCCAAGGTCTACGCCGCCTTGGGCTTGCCCGCGCTGGCCGCGACCTTCTTCTGA
- a CDS encoding ABC transporter substrate-binding protein — MIKRRSVLTHSASLAALATMPMHVLAQARGKDQIVMGMALEPSPGLDPTGGAASSIGEVTLYNVFEPLTKINPDGSVTPLLAESWEVSPDLTTYTFKLRKGVKFQNGEPFNAQAVKFSFDRAGGEKSTNKDKRTFAALTTKVIDDHTVVILTKEIDPDFPFLLGQATAVIVEPKSADTNMTKPVGTGPFQLENWVKGSSITLAKWDGFRNASAIRIKRATFRFIADPAAQVAALLAGDIDAFPRVTPRSVDQFKGNPKFQVVVSGSRAKTILAINNKKKPFDDVRVRRAISMAIDRKAVIQGAGDGYGAPIGSHYPPSAPGYVDTTGVNPFNPEKAKALLKEAGITGPLNVTITLPPPPYARQGGEVIAAELAKVGITAKLENVEWAQWLSNVYGGAHNYDMTIISHVEPFDLGNFAKPDYYWGYHSAKFDELYNKYKTTANAKDRTKLLGDLQRLLAEDAAAGFLYQPQWVTVANKNVRGLWKDMPIFANDLSAIYWG; from the coding sequence ATGATCAAACGCCGCAGCGTCCTCACGCATTCCGCATCCCTCGCCGCGCTCGCCACCATGCCCATGCACGTGCTGGCGCAGGCCCGCGGGAAGGACCAGATCGTGATGGGCATGGCGCTGGAGCCCAGCCCGGGCCTGGACCCCACCGGCGGCGCCGCCTCCTCCATCGGCGAGGTGACGCTGTACAACGTCTTCGAGCCGCTCACCAAGATCAACCCCGACGGCTCCGTCACGCCGCTGCTGGCCGAAAGCTGGGAGGTCTCGCCCGACCTCACCACCTACACCTTCAAGCTGCGCAAGGGCGTCAAGTTCCAGAACGGCGAGCCCTTCAACGCCCAGGCCGTCAAGTTCTCCTTCGACCGCGCCGGCGGCGAGAAGAGCACCAACAAGGACAAGCGCACCTTCGCGGCGCTGACCACCAAGGTCATCGACGACCACACGGTGGTGATCCTCACCAAGGAAATCGACCCCGACTTCCCCTTCCTCCTCGGCCAGGCCACCGCGGTCATCGTGGAGCCCAAGAGCGCCGACACCAACATGACCAAGCCGGTGGGCACCGGGCCGTTCCAGCTGGAGAACTGGGTCAAGGGCTCGTCGATCACGCTCGCCAAGTGGGACGGCTTCCGCAACGCCAGCGCGATCCGGATCAAGCGCGCCACCTTCCGCTTCATCGCCGACCCCGCGGCGCAGGTCGCGGCGCTGCTGGCCGGCGACATCGACGCCTTCCCGCGCGTCACGCCGCGCAGCGTCGACCAGTTCAAGGGCAATCCGAAGTTCCAGGTCGTCGTGTCCGGCTCGCGCGCCAAGACCATCCTGGCGATCAACAACAAGAAGAAGCCCTTCGACGACGTGCGCGTGCGCCGCGCGATCTCGATGGCCATCGACCGCAAGGCCGTGATCCAGGGCGCCGGCGACGGCTACGGCGCTCCCATCGGCAGCCACTACCCGCCCAGCGCGCCGGGCTACGTCGACACCACGGGCGTCAACCCCTTCAACCCCGAGAAGGCCAAGGCGCTGCTGAAAGAAGCCGGCATCACCGGCCCGCTGAACGTCACCATCACGCTGCCGCCCCCGCCGTATGCGCGCCAGGGCGGCGAAGTGATCGCCGCGGAACTGGCCAAGGTCGGCATCACCGCCAAGCTGGAAAACGTGGAATGGGCGCAGTGGCTGTCCAACGTGTACGGCGGCGCGCACAACTACGACATGACGATCATTTCCCACGTCGAACCCTTCGACCTGGGCAACTTCGCCAAGCCGGACTACTACTGGGGCTACCACTCGGCCAAGTTCGACGAGCTGTACAACAAGTACAAGACCACGGCCAACGCCAAGGACCGCACCAAGCTGCTGGGCGACCTGCAGCGCCTGCTGGCCGAGGACGCCGCCGCCGGCTTCCTGTACCAGCCGCAATGGGTGACGGTGGCCAACAAGAACGTGCGCGGCCTCTGGAAGGACATGCCGATCTTCGCCAACGACCTGTCCGCCATCTACTGGGGCTGA
- a CDS encoding amidase, protein MTKQSPTALHELGAAELVAGYRRREFSPVEVARSVLGHAERWEQHLQALFLLRPERVMEQARASEKRWLQGAPLGLIDGVPVTIKDNIATQGDPTPLGTAATDMAPALQDAPPAARVREHGGVVLAKTTMPDYGMLSSGLSSYHKLARNPWDFSKTPGGSSAGAGSAAAAGYGPLHIGTDIGGSLRLPAGWCGIFTLKPSLGRIPIDPPYTGRAAGPMTRTVADAALFLDVLSRPDERDSMSLPAQHIAWSAFDAGVDKLRGLRIGLLLEAGCGLAVEPEVKDAIQRAAALFERAGAVVAPMQPFMTQSMLDGMDHFWRMRSYADMRALPAETKARVLPYIQQWADSAAGMTGEAVYRAVHQFHHTRVTTVNACRPFDYVISPVSPVPAPPAEFASPTNDPMRPLEHIGFTVPFNMSEQPAASINCGYTRSGLPIGLQIAGKRFDDLGVLQVARAFELVREGQRPWPQPPSEALHHVD, encoded by the coding sequence ATGACGAAGCAGTCCCCGACCGCGCTGCACGAACTCGGCGCGGCCGAACTGGTGGCGGGCTACCGCCGCCGCGAGTTCTCCCCGGTGGAAGTGGCGCGCAGCGTGCTGGGACATGCGGAGCGCTGGGAACAGCACCTGCAGGCGCTGTTCCTGCTGCGCCCCGAGCGGGTGATGGAGCAGGCCCGCGCCAGCGAAAAGCGCTGGCTGCAAGGCGCGCCGCTGGGCCTGATCGACGGCGTGCCCGTCACGATCAAGGACAACATCGCGACGCAGGGCGACCCCACGCCGCTGGGCACGGCCGCCACTGACATGGCCCCCGCGCTGCAGGACGCGCCGCCCGCGGCGCGCGTGCGCGAACACGGCGGCGTGGTGCTGGCCAAGACGACGATGCCGGACTACGGCATGCTGTCCTCCGGCCTTTCCAGCTATCACAAGCTGGCACGCAACCCCTGGGACTTCAGCAAGACGCCGGGCGGCTCCAGCGCCGGCGCGGGCTCGGCCGCCGCGGCCGGCTACGGCCCGCTGCACATCGGCACCGACATCGGCGGCTCGCTGCGGCTGCCGGCCGGCTGGTGCGGCATCTTCACGCTCAAGCCCAGCCTGGGCCGCATCCCGATCGACCCGCCCTACACGGGGCGCGCCGCCGGCCCGATGACGCGCACGGTGGCGGACGCCGCGCTGTTCCTGGACGTGCTGTCGCGCCCCGACGAGCGCGACAGCATGAGCCTGCCGGCGCAGCACATCGCCTGGTCCGCCTTCGATGCCGGCGTGGACAAGCTGCGCGGCCTGCGCATCGGCCTGCTGCTGGAAGCCGGCTGCGGCCTGGCCGTGGAGCCGGAGGTGAAGGACGCGATCCAGCGCGCCGCGGCGCTGTTCGAGCGTGCCGGCGCCGTGGTCGCGCCCATGCAGCCCTTCATGACGCAGTCCATGCTCGATGGCATGGATCACTTCTGGCGCATGCGCTCGTACGCCGACATGCGCGCACTGCCGGCCGAGACCAAGGCCAGGGTGCTGCCCTATATCCAGCAGTGGGCCGACAGCGCCGCCGGCATGACCGGCGAAGCGGTCTACCGCGCAGTCCACCAGTTCCACCACACGCGGGTGACGACGGTGAACGCCTGCCGGCCCTTCGACTACGTGATCTCGCCGGTGTCGCCGGTGCCGGCGCCGCCGGCGGAGTTCGCGTCACCGACGAACGACCCGATGCGGCCGCTGGAACACATCGGCTTCACCGTGCCCTTCAACATGTCGGAGCAGCCGGCCGCCAGCATCAACTGCGGCTACACGCGCAGCGGCTTGCCGATCGGCCTGCAAATCGCCGGCAAGCGCTTCGACGACCTCGGCGTGCTGCAGGTCGCGCGCGCCTTCGAACTGGTCCGCGAGGGCCAGCGCCCCTGGCCGCAGCCGCCCTCGGAAGCGCTGCACCATGTCGACTGA
- a CDS encoding ATP-binding cassette domain-containing protein — MSEALLKVDNLVKDYTLPREKLLQPPARVQALKGVSFTIEAGRSLGIVGESGSGKSTLARLVMALDTPTSGSVRMLGRDLHALRKEELRLARRDFQMVFQDPYGSLDPRQTVERIVCEPLAAQGGATREEQHARAAEALQAVGLRANDLGKYPHEFSGGQRQRIAIARALITRPRLIVADEPVSALDVSVQAQVLNLMQDLQQEFGITYMLISHDLAVVHHLCDDVAVLWQGRIVEQGSPERLFSAPEHPYTRTLLAAVPEAEPR, encoded by the coding sequence ATGAGCGAAGCGCTGCTGAAGGTCGACAACCTGGTCAAGGACTACACGCTGCCGCGCGAAAAGCTGCTGCAGCCGCCGGCCAGGGTGCAGGCGCTCAAGGGCGTGAGCTTCACGATCGAAGCCGGCCGCAGCCTGGGCATCGTGGGCGAGTCCGGCTCCGGCAAGTCCACGCTGGCCCGCCTCGTCATGGCGCTGGACACACCCACCTCGGGCAGCGTGCGCATGCTGGGACGCGACCTGCACGCGCTGCGCAAGGAAGAACTGCGCCTGGCACGGCGCGACTTCCAGATGGTGTTCCAGGACCCCTACGGCTCGCTGGACCCGCGCCAGACCGTGGAGCGCATCGTCTGCGAGCCGCTGGCCGCGCAGGGCGGCGCCACGCGCGAGGAGCAGCACGCGCGCGCCGCCGAAGCGCTGCAGGCCGTGGGCCTGCGCGCCAACGACCTGGGCAAGTACCCGCACGAATTCTCCGGCGGCCAGCGCCAGCGCATCGCCATCGCGCGCGCGCTCATCACGCGCCCGCGCCTGATCGTCGCCGACGAACCCGTGAGCGCGCTGGACGTCTCCGTGCAGGCGCAGGTGCTGAACCTGATGCAGGACCTCCAGCAGGAGTTCGGCATCACCTACATGTTGATCAGCCACGACCTCGCGGTCGTGCATCATCTGTGCGACGACGTCGCCGTGCTCTGGCAAGGCCGCATCGTCGAACAGGGATCGCCCGAGCGCCTGTTCTCCGCGCCGGAGCATCCATACACACGTACCCTGCTGGCCGCGGTGCCGGAGGCCGAACCCCGGTGA